TCCTACCTCCGGGCATGTCCGATACATCTCCTCCGGCAAAATCAGGTGAAGAGTTGGATCGGTCTCAAGGAGGAGATTACGCTGCACCACCGGCATGCACCCCGTCACAACGATTTCTCTCCCGGCAAATGCACGGATACGGCGCAGCATCGCCCGCTCGGTTGCCCCCACAACCGTGCAGGTGTTCAGGATAATGCACTCCGCTTCCTCAGCAGGCACCTGCACACATCCCTGCCGCTTTGCAACCGCGACAATCTTTTCCGTATCGGCGTGATTGAATGTACAGCCATATGATTCAACGTGGATGGTCTTGTCTCGAAGGGTGTCCATATCTGCTCCGTTTCGTGGAATAACGTTTCACCGGCAGGGTGATAATGATGAGGATAGAGCAGTATCAAGATTTTTTTTCATGATAAGCCGGTCTTCCCCTTCTCCAAAATATGCAGATCTTATCTCTGTGACCATATAGCCGAGGGTGTCATATAAAGAGCGTGCCGGGAGATTTTCGGGATGGACTGAGAGATATAGTTCCCGGATCTCCAGAGCCGCAAAACGCTCTTCAAGGGCCTGCATCAGGGCACGCCCAATTCCCCGGCCACGATGGGACGGCAACACCCCGAGGCGGATGACCCATGCCACGTTCCCGCCGGTTACCGGCGCACCGATGGCATATCCGCAGATCACATCATCACAGACGGCACAGAGAAATGTTCCCCCGTACAGAACCCCCGCCTGACGGACGAAGACTGCTCCCTCATAAGATTCGTGCTGCTCATCCCCGTTGAGGGTCCGGACAGCGCCAAAGTCATCGTCAGTATACTGCCGGATGGAAAAACCACGTTCTTCGGCCATCATCTTCTTCCTCAGGTTATCCACTCCGGGAGCGAAATCCCTGCACAATTGTCTGTTCGCAGAGGGCCTCTGTGAGAACAAGAGCCAGCATACTCTCTGCAACTACCCCTATCCGCGGCACAATACAGGAGTCATGCCGACCCTCAACGGTGACCATCGTATCTTTCAGATCCATCGTGACGGTCTGCTGCGGTTGCGCGATAGACGGGGTCGGTTTCACCGCGATCCTCACAACAATGGGAGCGCCGGTCGAGATACCGCCAAGAATGCCGCCGGCGTTGTTGGATACATATCCGGCAGAGGTGATAGGGTCATTATGCTCAGAACCCCGCATCCGTGCTGCGGCAAACCCGGAGCCAATCTCCACACCTTTCACCGCACCGATGGAGAACATCGCATGACCCAACTCCGCATCCAGTTTCCCGGCCGCAGGAGCCCCAAGCCCAGGAGGACAACCGGTGGCAGTCACTTCCAGAATGCCGCCAACCGAATCGTGCTCCCCTTTCGCACGAAGGATGACCTCTGCAAAACGGTCCGGGTCCGTCTCCCCGCCAACCTCACAGACTCTGCTATCAATGGTGATCCCGCGGGTGGCAAGCACCTGCATTGCAAGAGCTCCGGCCATCACCCGTGAGACCGTCTCACGACCGGAACTTCTGCCGCCACCCCGGTGGTCCCGGTAGCCATACTTCTGGTGATAGGCAAGGTCGGCATGACCCGGCCGGGCAGTATCACGAAGAGTGTCATATGCACTGCTCTGCGCGTCACGATTGCGCACGATCATCGCAACAGGCATACCGGTTGTCTCCCCCTGGAAGATACCCGAGAGGATCTCCACCTCATCCGCTTCATCACGTGGTGTGGAGAGCGGGCTCTTACCGGGCCGTCGTCGTTCCATCAGGGGTTTCAGGTGTTCTGTACCAAAGGGCACCTCCGGCGGGCAGCCGTCAACAACCACACCCAGTGCCGGCCCGTGACTCTCACCAAACATCGTGCAACGAAAATATCGTCCAAAGGTATTCATTCCAGTATCTCCCGTATTAATGCAGCTTCAGCAGCAACGCCGGTGAAAAGGCGCATCTGTTCCTGCGCCTGGTGCACAAACATTTCCGTGCCCCGGATACACCGGCAGCCTGCGTGCCGTGCATTCCGGAGAAGTTCTGTCTCAGGCGGGGTGTAGACCAGGTCAAAGACTGTCTGGTGCGCCCGGAGGGCATTAGCCTCAAGAACCGTCCCTTCACGTCCCTCCATCCCCACCGGGGTTGCGTTCACAATCACATCTGTTTCCTCCGGATCATATGCATCCGGGGTCCCGTATTCACATCCAAAGTGGTTGGCAATCCTTTGGGCCCGTTCCGGGGTCCGGTTCAGCACCGTGACGTCCATCCCGAGGTCCTGCAGGGCATATACTGCCGCACGGGCCGCCCCGCCGGCCCCGAATACCACCGCATGACCGGCCATAACGCCTGCAAGCGGCTGCCGGATACCCACCCAGTCGGTATTTGCACCGACAACCCGGTCGCCGCACCGGACCACCGTGTTCACTGCACCAATCGAATGAGCATCTGCGGTGATCTCATCACAGTATTGCATCACATCCGACTTGAACGGAATGGTCACAGAGAGGCCCTTCAGCCCCGCCGACCGCACCGCAGTCATGATATCATCCAGCACCGGCCATTCAATACGGGTATAGACACCGTCCACCCCGCAGGCGGCGAAGAGGGCGGTAAAGAGTTCCGGGCTCCTGCTGTGCAGGCAGGGATTTCCGATGACTGCATAGAGACCATGGAGGGGCATGCCTGCTGTACCGCAGAGGCGTTCCTCCACGGTCCGCCATTCACGTCTCTCCATCCGGGTCTGCTCCAGAAACGCAACAAACTCCCTGCAGAATGCAGGCGACTGCCGTTCCTCCATGAATTCCGTAATCTGGCGAACAACCATCTCCGGCGGGATATTCCCGGTATTAAAGCAGAGATCTGCTGCTCCCCGGTAGAGGGGCAGTCGAACCGTTCGTACTGTAGCTGTCTCCTCGGCATGGGAAAGCCCCGTTAACGGGGGGCGGGTGCCCCCTGCTGTTCGCGCCGCAAGGACAGACGAATCCGCATCGAGAAACACTGTCAGACTGCCTGCACGGAGTGCCTGCACATTACTGCTTCTGAGGACAGCACCCCCGCCCGTTGCAACCACCACACCGTCCGGCGGCAGTGACCGGATAGCAGCAGTTTCGGCGTCACGAAATGCAGGTTCGCCCCGTTGTGTGAAGATGTCAGGGATAGAGATGCCTTCTGTCTCCTCCACGACACCATCGGTGTCCAGAAACCGCCAGCCCATCCTATCAGCAAGAAGAGCACCAATGGTTGTCTTCCCGCTGCCACGCGGACCGATGAGAACGATTCTCATATCATCCCTCCTTCGCGGAGTGCATCCCAGAAACCAGGATACGATTTATGAACGCATCCGGGATTCATAATGCCCACATCGCCCCGTTTCAGGGCAACCACGGCAGCGCTCATCGCCGTCCGGTGGTCGTCCTCCGGATCAATGATGCCGCCGCCCGGCAGTTTTCCGGGGATAATCGTAACCGTATCATCCGTCAGTTTCGTCTCCGCCCCGCCAAGGGCTGCAATCCGGACCACCGCATCAAGACGATTACTCTCCTTTATTTTCAGGTTCCGTACACCCGTGATCGTGGTCGGCCCACGGGCAAAGGGTGCGACTGCGGCAAGTGTCAGAACAACATCCGGTGCGTCTCCCATAGCTACGGCAATGCCTTTCAGGTCGCCGTCTGATGCAACTGTAACAGAATTTGTACCTTCTGTCACCCGGCAGCCCATCTCTGAAAGCAGACGGAGAAAGACCCTGTCTCCCTGACAGGACGCAGGGTTCAGATGGGTGACCTCCACGGTTCCCGTACATACCGCAGCAATGGCAAAGAAGTATGAGGCAGAGGAGTAGTCTCCTTCCACGGTGTAATCTGCCGGTGAATACCCTTCCGGAGAGACAGTAAAGCGCCGGTACCCGTCCCTCTTCACGGGGACACCAAAAGCGGCCATCACATCAGCAGTAATGTCGAGATACGTGCGTGACGCCGGCTCGCCGGGGGTGGTAATCACCGTGTCCTCTGTACCGCAGGGCGCTGCCATCAGCGCAGACGAGAGAAACTGGCTACTTGCAGAGGCATCAATCTCCAGATGCCCTCCCCGGAATACCCCGTCCACGCAGACAGGGGGATAGCCGGCTTTCTTCAGATACCTAACCTCCCCTCCCACAGTGTTCAGTGCATCCACCAGGGGTGCAACCGGCCGCTCCTGCATCCGCGGGCTTCCGGTCAGGCATACCGGCCCGTCTGCAAGAAGCACCAGGGAGAGGAGTAAACGCATGGATGTCCCGGAATTGTGGCAATCGATGGTGCATCCCGTCGGTGCGTGAAATGCCCCTCCGGTGCCTTCCACTACATAGTCACCGTCATCTGTGAGAGAAATCTCCGCACCAAGCTGTCGGAGGGCGGAGACTGTCACCCCGGCATCCTCTGCATGCAGTGGACGGGAGATGACAGACCTGCCGTCTGCACATGCGGCCGCAATGAGCGCGCGGTGGGTAAAACTTTTCGAGGGCGGTGCTGCAATACAACCATCAATCCCCGAAACGGCAGGCAGGTGCAGGCTCATACGCCTTCCCCCAGTCTGCCGTACCAGCCAAGGTCTTTGACGGATGCAATCCCTCCGACTGCCTCCAGCGCTTCCGTAAGTCCGGGGGCGATCTCCACATCGACAAAGAAGATGTAGTTCCCCATGCCCCGTTTGGACGGACGGGACTCAATACGGGTCAGGTTGAGACCCTGCCTGTCAAACACGCCCAGCAGCTCATACAGGAGGCCCGGACGGTCAGTGGCTGGATCAATGATCAGCGAACATTTGCCCGTCTCCGGCCGGGTTTGCGGGCGCCGCGTGGATATGCGCAGAAACCGCGTGGTATTGTTCCCTGTGTTCTGCACATCGCGCTCTCGCAGGGGCAACCCAGCCATACGGGCGGCGGCCTCGGTCGTAATAGCACCGCTACCGGGATGGGCGGCGGCCATTGCGGCGCTCGCGCTGTTGCTCTCCGTATGGATGACCGCCACCCCCAGCCGGTCAATGAATTTCAGACACTGGTCATGCGCCTGCGGATGAGCATAGAGGGTGGTGATCTCCGCTGCGGGCACGGTTGCGGCAAAATGGTGATGTATTGAGAGATATGCCTCACCAGTGATCACAACCGTGAATCGGGAGAGTCCGTCCATCACCGGCCCGACTGCACCGGCGTCACTGTTCTCCACCGGCACAACACCGTCACATCGGCCTTCTGTTACCGCCCGGAAGACATCCGTCACTGTAGGTAAGAGGAGAATGTCATCACTGTCCTCATCGCTAAGAAGGCGGGCCATCTCGTGGCTGAACGTGCCTTCCGGCCCCAGACAACAGAGACTCATTTCTCAACCAGCCCCTGTATCAGCCGGTTTGTTGTCTCCATGGACTCCGGGATGACTGGTGCAAAAAATGCAGAATTTTCCTGGAAGAATGCGGCAAACCCGTTCTGATCGCGGGTGTAGACAATCTCCTGCAGACGTGCTGCGGCACTGGAAAACGCCGTCACCACCTCCCGCACCTCAGGATTGTCCTGGAGGATAGGGCCGTAGAGATCTGCGTCCTGTCCCAGAATTCTCCCGATAATTGCGGTCTCGATCTGGTATATGGGACTCTGGTACCGGAGGAGTTCCGCCGGTGCGGCACCGACATTTCGCATCGTCTCCGCGACAACAAGCGTGGAGAAGTGCATCAGACCCTGGATGACCGCCATCATCCGGTCATGCTCTGCTGCGGTTGCAACCGTTACCCGGGCTCCCTGCCGGGAGAGAAGCCCCATGATCTCATCACCTGCGGCGGGCATACACCGGGCGGGCACTGCGATCACCGTCTGGCCCTCCAGTGACGAAACACCCGGCCCAAACATCGGGTGCAGACCCAATACCTGTGCGGGTGTCGCAAGCATGGCCTCCATCGCCCCCTGCTTTATTGAGGTGAGGTCACAGAGAATCTGGCCTCCGGAGAGAAACGGGGCAATATCATTGATGACTGCCACCGTATCACGGATAGGGACAGAGACCACAACAATGCGTGCCTGCTGTGCACAGTCACGTGCAGAAAGCGGCGTGGTGCGCCCGGAAACAATGACCCGGTAGCCTTCTTTTTCGAAGATATCACGGAAGAACTGCCCCATAGCACCTCTGCCACCGATGATGCCCACGGTATTGTCGTCAGGTTTCACGTATCGTCTCCGAAACAGCCACCCCGAAATGGCGTCCGCCCTCTTGCCGGTGGCCAAGAATGATGTCCCCGGGTTTCAGGGTAGCAACCGAGACTGCATCTCCGTCGGGACACACCAGACGGACCGTCTCTGCGTTCTGCAGCACAAGAGACGACTTCATTCCGTCCTGCTCAACCTCAACGAGAACCATGGGCCGCCGTTCGGTCTTCACCCTTCCGACCATCGCCACCGTGGTGGAGCCGTCCTCGCGGGCGACAAGCACCCGGTCACCGGCCACCACCTCTGAGAGATATTTGGTCTTTCCGTCCGCCATCATAACGTAGGCATGCACCGCTCCTGCGTTCACCCGGAATGGACGGGGTGCCACATAGGGATTCTCCAGTGTCTCCGCCTGCACCAGAAGAAAGGCTGACGAGGTATTGCCAATAAGCATCCCTTCTCCTTCATGGAGGAGGGAACAGGTATCAATACAGACACGGTCCCCCATAATGCCCGGAGAAATTGCCGTGACGGTGAACGGCACCAGATCATAGTGCGGGGTGATAACACGCACGCGGGCGGCTGTTGCGATGATCTCTGCAGGGTCGTCTGTTACAAGACATATACCGGCGGTCCCGCGTTCAAGTACGGTGAGCGCCATCTCCGCCTCGTCTGCATTTCGGACAACCGCAATGATACGGTCAGACTGTGAAACCAGATTTTCCAGCGGAATAACCGACCAGTCTGTTGTTGTGACAATCACCGGTGTCTTCTCTGCAAAACGGAGGGCATCTTCTTCACCCTCCTTCCCATCAATGCAGACCTCATGCACATCGGTTCCGAGGATCATATCACCGTCCGGTGCGATGACCGTCACCCTGC
Above is a window of Methanogenium organophilum DNA encoding:
- a CDS encoding GNAT family N-acetyltransferase, encoding MMAEERGFSIRQYTDDDFGAVRTLNGDEQHESYEGAVFVRQAGVLYGGTFLCAVCDDVICGYAIGAPVTGGNVAWVIRLGVLPSHRGRGIGRALMQALEERFAALEIRELYLSVHPENLPARSLYDTLGYMVTEIRSAYFGEGEDRLIMKKNLDTALSSSLSPCR
- a CDS encoding chorismate synthase is translated as MNTFGRYFRCTMFGESHGPALGVVVDGCPPEVPFGTEHLKPLMERRRPGKSPLSTPRDEADEVEILSGIFQGETTGMPVAMIVRNRDAQSSAYDTLRDTARPGHADLAYHQKYGYRDHRGGGRSSGRETVSRVMAGALAMQVLATRGITIDSRVCEVGGETDPDRFAEVILRAKGEHDSVGGILEVTATGCPPGLGAPAAGKLDAELGHAMFSIGAVKGVEIGSGFAAARMRGSEHNDPITSAGYVSNNAGGILGGISTGAPIVVRIAVKPTPSIAQPQQTVTMDLKDTMVTVEGRHDSCIVPRIGVVAESMLALVLTEALCEQTIVQGFRSRSG
- the aroE gene encoding shikimate dehydrogenase — translated: MRIVLIGPRGSGKTTIGALLADRMGWRFLDTDGVVEETEGISIPDIFTQRGEPAFRDAETAAIRSLPPDGVVVATGGGAVLRSSNVQALRAGSLTVFLDADSSVLAARTAGGTRPPLTGLSHAEETATVRTVRLPLYRGAADLCFNTGNIPPEMVVRQITEFMEERQSPAFCREFVAFLEQTRMERREWRTVEERLCGTAGMPLHGLYAVIGNPCLHSRSPELFTALFAACGVDGVYTRIEWPVLDDIMTAVRSAGLKGLSVTIPFKSDVMQYCDEITADAHSIGAVNTVVRCGDRVVGANTDWVGIRQPLAGVMAGHAVVFGAGGAARAAVYALQDLGMDVTVLNRTPERAQRIANHFGCEYGTPDAYDPEETDVIVNATPVGMEGREGTVLEANALRAHQTVFDLVYTPPETELLRNARHAGCRCIRGTEMFVHQAQEQMRLFTGVAAEAALIREILE
- the aroA gene encoding 3-phosphoshikimate 1-carboxyvinyltransferase, with product MSLHLPAVSGIDGCIAAPPSKSFTHRALIAAACADGRSVISRPLHAEDAGVTVSALRQLGAEISLTDDGDYVVEGTGGAFHAPTGCTIDCHNSGTSMRLLLSLVLLADGPVCLTGSPRMQERPVAPLVDALNTVGGEVRYLKKAGYPPVCVDGVFRGGHLEIDASASSQFLSSALMAAPCGTEDTVITTPGEPASRTYLDITADVMAAFGVPVKRDGYRRFTVSPEGYSPADYTVEGDYSSASYFFAIAAVCTGTVEVTHLNPASCQGDRVFLRLLSEMGCRVTEGTNSVTVASDGDLKGIAVAMGDAPDVVLTLAAVAPFARGPTTITGVRNLKIKESNRLDAVVRIAALGGAETKLTDDTVTIIPGKLPGGGIIDPEDDHRTAMSAAVVALKRGDVGIMNPGCVHKSYPGFWDALREGGMI
- a CDS encoding prephenate dehydratase; protein product: MSLCCLGPEGTFSHEMARLLSDEDSDDILLLPTVTDVFRAVTEGRCDGVVPVENSDAGAVGPVMDGLSRFTVVITGEAYLSIHHHFAATVPAAEITTLYAHPQAHDQCLKFIDRLGVAVIHTESNSASAAMAAAHPGSGAITTEAAARMAGLPLRERDVQNTGNNTTRFLRISTRRPQTRPETGKCSLIIDPATDRPGLLYELLGVFDRQGLNLTRIESRPSKRGMGNYIFFVDVEIAPGLTEALEAVGGIASVKDLGWYGRLGEGV
- a CDS encoding prephenate dehydrogenase/arogenate dehydrogenase family protein — encoded protein: MKPDDNTVGIIGGRGAMGQFFRDIFEKEGYRVIVSGRTTPLSARDCAQQARIVVVSVPIRDTVAVINDIAPFLSGGQILCDLTSIKQGAMEAMLATPAQVLGLHPMFGPGVSSLEGQTVIAVPARCMPAAGDEIMGLLSRQGARVTVATAAEHDRMMAVIQGLMHFSTLVVAETMRNVGAAPAELLRYQSPIYQIETAIIGRILGQDADLYGPILQDNPEVREVVTAFSSAAARLQEIVYTRDQNGFAAFFQENSAFFAPVIPESMETTNRLIQGLVEK
- a CDS encoding 3-dehydroquinate synthase II, with translation MKTFWVDVRSCGKECATTAIEQGADALVAAEAAPFHALGRVTVIAPDGDMILGTDVHEVCIDGKEGEEDALRFAEKTPVIVTTTDWSVIPLENLVSQSDRIIAVVRNADEAEMALTVLERGTAGICLVTDDPAEIIATAARVRVITPHYDLVPFTVTAISPGIMGDRVCIDTCSLLHEGEGMLIGNTSSAFLLVQAETLENPYVAPRPFRVNAGAVHAYVMMADGKTKYLSEVVAGDRVLVAREDGSTTVAMVGRVKTERRPMVLVEVEQDGMKSSLVLQNAETVRLVCPDGDAVSVATLKPGDIILGHRQEGGRHFGVAVSETIRET